gcgagaggaggaagagaggcatGGGGCAAGGGGTGTCGGATGGGGGGAGGAGGGGCCGTCAGGTGGCCAGCCGGCCagacagagggagagaagagagggacggCAGGGGGGGTTGCCGGGGGAggaagagggggagggggagggggagagagaaggaagcGGGGCAAGGCAGAGGGGGGTGTCGGATGGGAGGGGGAGGGGGCATCGGACGGGCAGCtgcagagggagagagaagagagggccggtcgggggggggggagggggcagTCGGCGGGCAAAgagcgagaggaggaagaggggcgTGGGGCAGGGGAGTGTTGGATGGGGGGAGGAGGGGGCGTCGGGCGGCCGACCAGccggacagagagagagagagaagagagggctgGCACGGGGGGGGACCgggggaggaagagggaaagagggggagggggagagagaaggaagaggggcgggGGGGGAGGGGGAGAGCACGGCGGCTTACCGAAAGCGATCGGGATCGGGATCGGCGTCGTGGGAGAAGAAGGACGCGGCGTAGGACGTCGTCGGAGAAAGAGGCAGTgcgggaagaaggagagcagcgccaattttttttttttttatatataacgcataaacatcattttaaataatatttttaaaaacaccatttacAATGATGATTTTAAAAACATCATTCACAGTGATGTTTTTAAGCAAAATTTTTTAGGATTCCACGTAGGCCGATAACTAGACCAAATAAAcgtcatttaaaataatattttattcataaaaaatataattccaaataatatttttctattttatattattttaataaataaattaaaatttacattaaattgataaaaaaaaatttaaaataaatcgtAAAGGACTCATTCTCTATATGATGCAACAAAGGTTTCTTTGTAGAATTTTTATTCCACCACACAGAACCTCCTGTGTGCACAGTTTGGTTCGAATCAGTTTGGTGTCAACTTTCAAGCAGAATCGATTTGAatcaattttttgaaccaaaatcaAAACCAGACGATCACATAGAAAAATTGGTTCAAATCAAACTGAAAAATCAGTTTGATTTATCGAAATGTAGGCTATTGGGTTTATGTGAACTAGATAGCTTTTAAGATGGGCTAAATGAGCTAAATACATAAGTAAAATATCGATGGAGCTAGGACAAAGTATGAATGAACTGCTAGTGCTTCATGTATGATATACCCATGGGTCGGTTTAATTTGAACCGGTTTTTTCTAAATCGAATCGAAACCAACCGATTTGttcgatttctaaaattttgaaacccaatggaattTGAAAAAAACCGAACCGGATTGAACCGAAATTAACGGTTCGGATCGGGTTTGCGGTTTAATCGGTTTCCTCGCACACCCCTGCCGCCTAACGATGAAATGATCTACAACACGAGCGAGAAAAAGTATGACCACAATACCAGAAGTTGGGATTTCCCTGGGGCCACATGAGACGGGCGAATTCCTCAACCTTCTCAAGGTCGGGCGCGCCGTCCACGCGTAGGCTCTCGTAGGCCATGGTGGGGATCTGGCCGATGTAGCCCTGATAGGGCTTGTCCGAAGCGCTCTGGGTCTTGGTCTCCAGGGGGAGCGCGAACAGCTCCCCCATCGCCCGCCCGAAGAGAGCCTCCTTTAACTCCGGGCTCACCCCATCGTAGATGGCCTCCAAGCACCCGAACGACTCCAGCGCCCGCATCGCCTGTACCCGCACCGACTCCCACCCATCGCCGCCGGGGTTGCACGGATCCAACCCACGGAAGTCAACCTTGGGAATTTGGAGGAGCTGGGTTTTTTCTCCGGAGCCCATCAAAGTCTTCTTGATCTGTTCCAATGGCAAGGAACGACCTTCTTCAAGTCCCGGCACCTGCCTCCTTGTGCAATTAATGTAATTGCTTGCCAGCCTGCCAGCGTTATTAAACATTGTATCTTGTCACATCAGTAATTTTGACCTCCTTTGATATCAtctttattatctaatttttaattctaaaaagtatagaaatcaaaaaacaaaaattaaCGTCTATCCGAACCGTCATCGTTGCCAACTCCAATAAACTGCGCCACCATCCCCACACTGTCGGCTGCTACCATCGCCAACAtccttattttttaaatatttaattataattaaaaatatatttatattttaaagattaaaataaagaaaaatatttttattttattatttttaaaatagataaaataaaagaaaggctAGTCCGTACCTTAAAGTAAGGATTTTCAGGTTTGGGCGAAGAGAGGAAAGAATAAGTGTTTAATATGTTTGGCTGGTTTAGCAATATTTGAAGTCCAAAATCCGGTGAGATAAGGCTGATATAAGTAGTCAATGGCATGGCTGCAAAACTCGTAATTCAGGATTTGGACTCATCCTCTACTCATTTTTTTAGCTTGATGTGTAGGCCATACCTTGAATCTCGAGGACATAGCCTTGCCCCACATGCTCCATAAAGGCTTTATCCAAAGCATCGCATAGGTTGGCCTGAGATTTGTTACATTGACCAAGTCTACTTAGACGAGTGCAAACCGCGGAGCATGTGCACGGTGGATAACGTGCAATCCGGAATCGGTGAAATACCAAAGATTATGTGGCACGTGATCCACGAAATTGACGTTATCCATTAGATCCGATCCAAATAATAATTAGTGCCCTAATAAGACAATATGCAGGGATAACAATTTTAGTCAGGTCATCGTGTATCTGATTGGAtctaaatgaaataaattttattcaatataattaaaatttgatgtgaatataaattttaaaaaaaatttaaattaaattataaaaaaatataaataataatatattcgaTCCTAAACTCAATTCGATATAAATGTAATATATATcatcattttaaaattataataattctatattatatttttttataaaataaattataaaaaaatttttaagattaatttaaaattataattaaatttaatattttaaaaaatttatatttatattttttgatatttattttaattttatggtTTAGTCTTGACCTTCGAGCAGCTCATTAACCAAAAATGAGACCgaaatatcatataattatttttttttaaaatgatagAAATGCCCTTCACCGAAGGTCTAACGGGATAAAAacccttctttccttctttccgcACCCCTCTCCGCCACCCTCGACGGCCTCACCGCCCTCGAGCTTACCGGCACCGACCGCCCGGGCCTCCTCTCGGAGGTCTTCGCCGTCCTCACTGACCTCCGCTGCGCTGTCGTCGAGGCCAAGGTTTGGATCCACAATGGTCGGATCGCCACCCTCATCTTCGTCCGGGATGAGAATTCTAGCTCCCCGATCGATGATCCCCAGTGGATCCACCGCGTTGAGGCCCGCCTCTGCCACGTCCTCAAGGGCGACCACGACATCCGCCGCGCCAAGATGGCCATCGTGCCTCTGCCGTCGCTCACTCACTCCGATCGCCGCCTCCACTAGCTCATGTTCGCCGACGATGACTATGAGCGCACTCCTCCGCCGAGACCACCTTCTCGTCCTCCGCATCGTCGTTGCAGCCGTCCATTTCGATCCAGCACTAGACCGAGCGCGGGTACTCGATCATCAACATCCAGTGCGGGGATTGCCCCAAACTGCTCTTCAACGTCATGTGTACCCTCACCGACATGGAGTACGTCGTGTCCCACGGCACCATCGATACTGATGGCGATCGAACCCACCTGATAAATTTTTCGgatttttcctcatttttagGTTAAATTTCGACTTTATTCGATAATTTTTTGGGGGATTCTATTCAAATTATGGGTTAATTCTTGAAGTTACCAATTATTTCTTTCCAGGAATTTTGCATCAGGCATCTATATGGGATCCCAATCAGTTCGGAAGCAGAGCGGCAGTGCGGGATCCAATGCTTGCAAGCCACCATCGAGTGCAGAGCATCCGAGTTACCTTCCTCACTGTTCTTTGCAATAAATTAGCTTCAATTCCCTCCCAGAAAGAAAGCCTGATAGGCATCCGATTCTCTAATCCCAACTACATTTAGATTTGACTCCTCTCGTGGGTGAATCTCAGGGATTGCGATTGGAGCTGCGCACGATGGATCGGTGAGGCCTTCTTGCCGACGTGACCCGGATGTTTCGGGAGAATGGCCTCTCAGTGACGAGGAccaaggtctccaccaaaggctAAATGGTGATGAACGTGTTCTACATCACCGACACCGCTGGCCACCCGACCGACCCCAAGATGATCGATGCGGTGATCGAGAAGATCGGCATCGAGAGCCTCAAGGTGAACGACGACCGGCCGCAGCGGATCTACGGGACGAGGCCGGCAGGCCACGAGGCGGCAGCCGGCGGTGGGGCTGCGTTGTCTACCTACGGAGCTTCGTGAAGAGGAATCTCTGCAACTTGGGCCTCATCGGATCCTGTTCCCAGAGACAattgaaattctttgtgcaccaccggCGATACAAAATCCGACGCACCATTTGCGGTGATTGACTCGCGCATGATCGGaagaaaaactaaaattttttcacATGCCACGTCTCGATTCCTTGTATGAGTTAATCACCATAAACATGCACATCCCATagtgtacaaaaaatttctctagaGATAAAAAAATCAGAAGCTGTAGCCGCAGCCGTGTATCGGGAGTATGGGGGGATGGAATCTATGGATCATGTTGCGGTCAATTCTTTCATCATCTGGTCGTCGAGAATAAGCATCtgtaagagaagtccacactgatcggagatgcTTTCGGTGGGGACCTTCTGACGGTCAAATCAGAAAGAAGACTAGGCAACAATAGAAAAAAATCAGAAGCTCGATGGGAGAGGgccagagcgagagagagagctcaGGGGCCTCGAAAAAACTTCCTccaacactgttgccttccccattttatagtagagcgcggtgtggtcccaccattaatggcgcagacaattggggagttgtcaaatcgtcaaagctgtcagagtcgccgcgggCTGATAAGTCATCATGGACGGTCAAATTACTGGGGCTGACctgtgtccttggcaggacaatgcccccagGGCGGTCACATCGCATGTCCTTATCAAGACAGCAGTCCATAGAAATCGTACGGTGTTTGGGGGAGCTGATCGACCATACGTCGGCATTCGGCTGTGGGATGTGGGGTGAAGATCCggggacaccgtcggctggtttggcacattgcgggagtcggacgtcggctgccaacTCCGTCCGACAGTGGGTCGGTAATCTGGGCTCCGTCGCTCGGCTAGTCGGGAACAGAACGGGTCTGTCCGAccggcataccttcggtcggatgaTGTCGGCTGCtactgtcggcagtcgtcggtcggcgcAGTCGGTAGAGTCGAGCATCGGTCGGACAGGCCCGAGGATGAGTCGGCGTaaaaggggtcggtcggtatatcccaacagttgcctccccccactcctgagtcggatgtcgtgctgGCCAGCGTTCCCgcatgggcgacggcttcggatgaaaggagtggatatccatcacatcatgctccgactctgacgATCGTACCAATGATCAATCCGGCGTCAGACGTCCCATTGGTGTCAAACGTTCCATTGGCATCAGACATCCCAttggtgtcagacgtcccattggGAACAGGAACCGTCATTTCCATCGTTTTCTCGGAAATGCAAACCGCCGTCGGTTAGTGAATCCTGAGACGTGATTTTTTTCGCCACATGGCAGGGGACCATTGGGCCGAACCCGTTTAGgcagatggaggcgacgtggcttgaTCTGGGGCAGGTACGTCGAATCGTCGAACCGAGGAAAGGCCCAGATGCTGCCACATGTCAAGATTCGGGAGACCCTCGTTGGGTGTGCTCTCATCCCGACcgtcgaggggcactatatatagGGTCACCTGTATCCAAAACTCCACTTTTCACAGCCCTATTGTCGAGACTCTGGTCGAGTGGTCCCCCAGTTTCAAGTTTCAAATAGTTGTGCCTGTCTCCCTCCTCGAGGAGCTTTCTTTGAGATTTCTGTCTCTTTGCATCTTTTGTTTCCTTCGCTTCTTTTggaccttctttcttcttcttctccatcctCCGACCTCGGTTCTAGCATCATGGCCAGAACCTCTCCAAGAGGGagtcagtcggggaacccgaccgatgacTCACGGTCGACCCcgaaggtggaggtttcttcagtTTCGGGGGCAAACgtcgaacggctcagggagcaatatagtatcccggagcagttcgagCTCTTCGTCCCTtgggctgagggtcgggttaacaacccacctccgggccaggtggccttctatatcGAGGACCTTCGGACAGGTCTTCGTTTTTCGATTCTGGATTTCGTCCGGAACGTCTTGGATTACTACGGGCTCAGTCCGGCTGGTAATCAGTTTCGccttgttgtgtcggcttttgccgactcatcctcgtatttttttctttcgggcattctttgtcctccgaccccatccgaaggtccgagggtggtggttcttcaacccccggaaggatcTCTCGtttatcactggtcttccatcgtcaatccacggatggaagaactagtttttctttgcttcttctccgCTTCCTTGGaggtt
Above is a genomic segment from Elaeis guineensis isolate ETL-2024a chromosome 1, EG11, whole genome shotgun sequence containing:
- the LOC105039213 gene encoding probable 2-oxoglutarate-dependent dioxygenase AOP1 isoform X2 codes for the protein MFNNAGRLASNYINCTRRQVPGLEEGRSLPLEQIKKTLMGSGEKTQLLQIPKVDFRGLDPCNPGGDGWESVRVQAMRALESFGCLEAIYDGVSPELKEALFGRAMGELFALPLETKTQSASDKPYQGYIGQIPTMAYESLRVDGAPDLEKVEEFARLMWPQGNPNFCQTVWNFAKQVQKLEQMVERMVLQSLGVDKYWTSHTESLAHGVRLGEHGIPLDQETKIAMVSHVDPNMMTIICQHQVKGLEVQTKDGEWIDVEPLPNSFTVVIGEVFEVMNFFCYIFFFLMHPPVIYKLAFNMILEHHFLNKIKKHLECLIFLLYLLLLGMD